In Ananas comosus cultivar F153 linkage group 7, ASM154086v1, whole genome shotgun sequence, the sequence taaatttctcctCATTCATAATTTACTCACATGGGTTATTCCATCTAAAACCATATGCATTATTGTGAGGTTTGGTTTAGGGGAGGAGAAATGTAATTAATAACTCTTCAGCACCTCCGGCGCGATTGGGGGTCGAGAGGAGCGAGAAGAACATGTGAGTCACTTATGAATGAggacaaattttaatttgcaattttttaccttatttttatctcgaatagtttatatttaattagttagttaattggATTGTTTGACCGGCTCAAGTTTGTTTAAGTAGACTTTGTAGAGTTTAATTGACTTGTGATTATCTCAAAGAGAGAGACTATACAACTCTCGATGTACGAAGAAAGGAAAAGCACTTCCCCAACAGATAAATAATTGTTCAgtacataataaaatattttttgtccaATAATACACGACCTATACCACGTGCCTACGTACGAGCGAAAATTTCTACTTAATTAATTgacctttattttttatttctctattaCTCCTCTACTTTTATCTTGATCCCCATTTGAGAAAGGACCTTTAGTTTAGTGAGTCTTAAATTTCAGAGAATAGTTTTCAGAGATTGAAAGTAAAGATGAATAACAGCATCGACAGCTGGAATTTAAGTGAAATGTTGTTTAGTTCGGCAGACTTAATTTGCTAAAATTATTCACCAAACATTAATTTCCATCTCAATCTGATTACCTCATCAAACTTTgcataatttttaaacaaaacaaaaaaacgaTAGCTAATTTAGTTACCACATAATTAAGTATAACTAGTGAAATatccgcgcgatgctgcggatctaaaatatttttactatagttttaaattttaatatttttatatagtgttataagtctaattattaattatataaaaataatttaatagttaaatctatttaaataaaagtcattaaaattgtatatgcgcaaataaatttatacatcactttatttataAAGATTTCTGTGAgaaggatttgagataaatttatcaaataatttttaaaaaatcaattgatAGAAGGGAGAataaatttgtagaaaattgcttaataaaattaattatatatatatacacatatacactaatatttttaaaattttcacttgaaatttaaattatgttttttttatacaacgatATATTTacgtaatttaaattaaatctatcatgttaaatttattatgcgatttattacgcatattattaataaattaattaataatttcatgaaatttaaattatgtattttttatacaacgatattttacgtgatttaaattaaatctatcatgttaaattttattatgcgatttattacgcgtattattagtaaattaattaattaatttcacagAGTtagagatttaaattttaaattttgaagaaattaattatgtattttttttacaacgatattttacgtgattcaaattaaatctatcatgttaaattttattatgcgatttattacgtgtattatttataaattaataattaatttcatagagtttagagatttaaaatttaaattttaaagttacaaaattgcaaataaatattaaagttaaaatgaaatttagaatttaaaatataaaatttaaattaaaatttaaaatttgaaagcatcaaaattttaaatttgatatcaaaatttaaaatattatatatatatataggagagagagagagaagaggagagagagagtaaagtaGGGTTTGGGGGGAAGGGGTGATACGTGTTCACTCTATGCGCCCCCAAACCATCCTCTAAtgtaaaaaatagatttaaattaaatttatcattgtaaattttattatgcgatttattatgcgtattattaataaattaattaattaatttcatgaaatttaaattatgtatttatttatacaaacgatattttacgtgatttaaattaaatctatcatgttaaattttattatgtgatttattacgcgtattattaataaaattaattaattaatttcatagagtttagagatttaaattttaaattttgaagaaatttaaattatgtatattttttatacagcgatattttacgtgatttaaattaaatctatcatgttaaattttattatgcgatttattacgtgtattattatataaaattaattaattaatttatagagtttagagatttaaaattttaaattttaaattacaaaattggaaataatattataagttaaaattgaaatttagaatttaaaatataaaatttaaaaatttgaagtatcaaaattttaattttgatatcaaaatttaaaattatataaatattatatatataagagagagagagagagagagtaaaggggTTTGGAGGGAGGGGGTGACACGTGTCACCCTATGGGCCCCCAACCCTCCTTTAATATAAAACTAGTGAAATCCCTGCGCGATACTgcggatataaaatttttttaataaattttaattttttataatttaaaataattttataagtctaactattaattaaataaaagttatataaaaataattaataattaattttattaaataaaatttattgaaacGACAACTTATTTATTAAAGATTTATGTAAAAAAGTTtgagataaatatataaaacaattttaaaattaataaatagaagggaaataaataaatagagaatttgtttaataaaattaattttatatatatacacacgcgcccatatattttataaatcttaCTCCtcaatttaaattgtattttttatACATCGATCAAATTAGATTTATTATACGATTTATTACTTgtgttattaataatattaattaattatattatatacaatgaattattaataaaattaattaattaaattcatagagtttagagatttaaattttaaattttgaagtttaaaatttgaaataaatattagaaattaaatgaaatttaaaattttaaaatttgaaagtatcaaaatttaaattttgatatcatatatatatatatatatatatattatatatatatatatatatatatatataaaattttgaagtttaaaatttagaaataaatattataaattaaatttaaattaaataaaatttaaaattttgaaagtatcaaaattttaattttgatttcaatatatatatatatatatatatatatatatatatatatatatatatatatagagttgagctagaatactctcgattaGTAACGAGCCCGTTTACTCTcgagttgtttcgatgatagagcttccaaattgacgatcggctccgttaaatatgatctaaaccatttaaactactagAAATCAGATTTCACGCACTTTCAGATATTGTttatatccatctagtgaacagaaaaatgaatggctgaaaatgaatattactttttaaaaaatgatgataggagtcttgtaatcaagatcaagagtatagatcttgttttaaatagtttaaagaattttctaacaaaaattcaattgatttgaatatctttacaccgttaaacgagaaaacgtctcttatccaccattaaaattacaaattttgaaaccctttgatcattaggcaaatgatgtcgaaaagatttgaaatttgatttctaaacacttcaagtggtataaatcatgttcaacggagccgatcgtcaatttggaagctctatcatcgaaaacaactcgagagtaaacgggctcgtttactctcgagagtattctagctcaactctatatatatatatatataggaagagAGAGTACAAGAGGGAtttggggggacacgtgtcaccccaaggttccccaaaccctcctttaatgtagagaaaaaatagataaaagaatagatttatttaaattttatctatagACTAGGGATGATCAAACTTAGCGGAATTACAATTAGATGGGATATTTTACCACAGTAGATCGAATGAcaattaactattaaaatttgTACGTCTAAACAAATTTCAATTATCTAAATTTCGAAACCACAACGCCCGCATATTAAAATGTCATTTATTTAGTTAAAAGTTCATGTTCTTCGCCTACGGCAAGTCTCGATTTATTACGTAATTAACTTACAAATAGCTTACGCGTAAAAACGCAAGTTCTTATAAACGAAAAGTACAACTTCACGTGCATGCCAACTTCAcatatgtttaaaatatttgaatttagaaaaaaaaagaaaaaaagaaaaaaagactaGCTCACTTTCCCAGGCTCGTATTTAAATAATCCTCCTCGATTCCATGACATCTGAACTGCCTAAAACAAAATCGACATATTGGGTGCGTCATGCACGGCGAGGTCAAACAATACATATTAGGTGCAACATGCATGGCGAGGTAGAATGGTAGATCATACACTTCCCATCATAGgattaacaaaaattcaaataattttcagtaaaaataaaaaaatatcgatataacaagtaaaaaaattatggtcTTTGGAGAGAATaggtgtaagatatacaccATACTTTGGGctataattaactatatattctttatccaactcctaattataattatGTAGAAATTCCTCTAAAATgatcaatattaaaaatatctttctaatttaatatatatatatataaaatattcatatttataataatcaatctaaaaattaaacgaaatttttattttggtcatTATTCATCACCAATGCAGTTTTAATCAACTTAAAGATTTTTTGGGTGAAAATATTATAGAATGCAGTCGAATGTACACCATATTAAAACTTACTGGTTATGAATTAATGGTGATATATAATACAAAGCTGGTTATGAATAGCAAACTTAAAGGAACTTTTACGAAAGTGACATCATCAtcataatcatcatcatcatcatcattatgtTTTAATATTAAGGTTTGCGCGCAGGTAAGTTGTGCGGGCGGTGAGTTCGAGTACCATACATTGTCTATAAATAGAGGCAGCCTGGAAGCAGCTCTCCACCCAATCCGTCTACCGCCCATTGAGAGGACAAACATATAGGCACATACAGGCACatatagctagctagctagaagAGCCATGGCTTCGAGCTTGGTGAGCTACGAGATTACCCACGACAACATCGCCTTGCTGCGCCTGTTGGGGACGGGGAAACACCTCCTCAGCCTGGCCCTCATCAACGATTTCAATAAAGCAGTCAGGAGGGCCGTCGATGACAATGTGGTCGGCCTCATAACCGTCCACAGCGGCAACTCGTTCTCGGGCGGCCTCGACTACAATTCGGCCCCCGAGGCGGTGTTGGTGGGGGCGTTTGCGAGCCTGATCGCAAGCCTCATCAAGCTGCCATTCCCGACGGTGGCCAAGGTGACGGGCCAAGCGTACGGGGCAGGATTCACGCTGGCGCTCGCACATGactacttggtgctatcgaccGACTCCACTGTTAGTCTGTGCCAAAACGAGCTGACTGAGGGCCACGAGGTGCCGTCGTTTGCTGCGGCGCTGCTGTTCGGCAAGTTCCCGCCGTCGGCTGCTTGGGAGCTGGCAGTGTCGACAGTGCCAGTTGCCCCCCCAAATTACTCGCCCATATCTGACTACGTGGGGAAGTACGTAGGGTGGAGCATAGATGATGTTGCGACAAAACTGCTGGAGCCAGCTGCTGGCCGCGTCGGCACCGCTTACAGTGCCGTACGGAAGAGTCTGCTGGCCGAGGTGTGGGCGCTGGTGAAGCCCACAGTAACTCAAGCCTAGTTAATTTGGgcctgcatgcatgcatggtcgCCCCCTCGTATGGCGTAGTATGTATCACCGTTAGTAGGTGCGTGTCTGTTGGCTTCGAGTCCGAGTCTGAAACAGTTTGTTGTGCTCGTATTTCCCTTTGAATAAAATAGGGGTGATGTCCGTCGAGTCGGTCTCTGTCCTCGGCCTTGTACTGGTAATAAATTATGCTTTTGTGTGtgtctttatttattatttcgaGTGTTTGCTCTTCCATCTCTGCTTAAGGCTATGTTATTTGAACTAGACCTAATTGATCTATCTGCTCAGAAAACACCAGCCCGATACGATCTGGATTGGGCCTGGTCCATCGAACCATTTGGAATTGCGGCACGGCTTGGCCTGGTCCGATGATCATCGACTCGTTCCTTTCCCGGCCCAGGGCCGAAAGACCTAAAGTTAAGCGCTCGGCGCCATAGATCGGTGCACTTGGGACTCGAAGGACAATcatcaaattaaaataccaGACAATGGCGCGCATGCTTTGTTCTTctaaccaccaaactctttacTACTTGCACTAGAAACGATTAgttacaaaagaaaatattataaagagaATATGAGAAATTTGAGGGACTAACTAGTTTTAACAGGTCCAAacactaaattttcaatatgacAAAAAGTAACTGCATGTGaacgtgtgtgtgtatatatatatatccacgcACGCTCGACCCGGTTTGTCTATATACGAGAGCACAGGAGGCGCGATCTAAACTTTGATCACATGATGAGCAATCCAGCTAGCAAGATCTGTTAGCATACCATACATTTAACATAGTTATATATACCGTGAATATCGCGGCTTTAAGTAGTAAATATTATATGTACACATCCTGGGACTGAAGGTGTTGagatttagttaaatttataatttaattctaactagattaggatgaaattttaaatttgtaataaataaatcaagTAGAATTTATATCTAGACTAGCTAGGTgcgtaaaatttatatatatagagagagagagagagctaggcttttataatatttatattgttgatACGGCGTTCAATTCCaatcaatcaattttttttttttagattcattcattccatcataattattaaaaaaatatttttattatatatttttttcaaataaaataatttagttaactGGTTattgataatataatataaatgttACATGGTAAATTTTTCCAATAATGAGGAATTCTATCACTTCCATCTTATTATAAAAAACCAACCAATTATCTCcttatttaaaaaagtataaagaaatatttttttatttatcacgaTGGATTAGATGAACACAGAGGAACAATATAATTTACTGGGGAGTACGTTtggaatgatatatatatctcctcCGAGAAAATCTTCAGGATAATAattaatgggttaattacaccggtAGTTCCCAACCTTTTCACCAATTTTTACTTGAGTtcctaactctttttttttgcaattgagtttctaatctcttgattttatttcaattaggtcccaaccgttaaaaaactgttaaaaataaCAGAATCGCCACATCAGCGCCTATGTAACAACCTTGTGCATGTCAattaggtccctaaactttgcacatttttcattttagtccctaaaataaattcaaaattttaaatttaaattcaaaaataatattaaaattaaaattttaaactaacgagaaattagaattttgaatttgaatttaaaactgaattaaaattttgaattgaaattcaaattttaaatttaaatttttaattgaatctaaattttgaattcaaacttaaaattttgattttgattttgatatttcaatttacatttaaaataaaagtttcgaaaccgaaatttaaatttaaaatatgaatttaaatttaaaatcatattcaaaattttgattttaaattttaaatttgaatttaaaatttaaatttgaatttaaagatttgatttcaattctaaatttgaatttaaacttcgaattcaaattcacattttgaatttgaaatttcaaatcgaagtttgaaattaaattagaatttagaattccaaatgtgaatttgaatttaaaatttaaaatttaaaattaaatacaaaatcggattttgaattccaatttaaatttgaattcaaaatcaaaatttaaatcttaaattaaaatttttttttgaatttataaatttaataggttaattacactattggtcctcaacctttgcaccatttttcaatttggtccctaaccttttttttttttgcaatccgctgACACAGCGCCACCGTGGTGCTGACATGGCGCCTCCGTGGCGCTGACGTCGGGCTGACGTGGCATTTTCCGACAATTTTAACAGTTATCTAACGGTTGagacttaattgaaatgaaatcaaaagattagagacttgattgcaaaaaaaaacgattagggactaaattgaaaaatagtgtaaaggtTAGGGACAATAATTAATGGATAGTAAATGGAACAGCGGGAGCTAAAATATATCTTGTCTACGTTGTTTGTTTCTAATATTCTTTTCTAATAATGGTGGCTTAAATGTCACGATACATTGACCCTGAGGTTCCaactttaatattaaaaaaaataaaaaaaaaatcaaatgaaaaTCCGGTTCGTCCAATTACAATGATGTCCCTTTCAATCACACCCGATCCGCCAACCGACAATCCAACAGTCACGGCGCAAGATCAACATGCTGGACCCCACACGTAACCATGAAGTCTCAGCAACTAGATTTGGAATCACCATGTACAAAAGAAACAACACTGCCGCTAAATTATATGAGAATATTACTAACCGTACTTATTAGcgcaagtgataaaaaatttaataattaatatttaatatgttaaaaacttaattattttatattttcggttaaatttatttaaaaaataggggcaattgcctatatacccctgaaaagttccccgttttcttatttacccctcttagaaggctaatattgaaaatacccttcttatgttccaagtttttctaaaatacccctagagttaagttccgttagtgagctgccgttagctctgaaaaattaccattttgcccattccaatatacccttgtaccgtaacaaacttttcttatatacccttcatatagcaaatacttttcttatttacccttcaGCCGGATCCGGAGCAGAAGGCGTGCAGGGGTCCGATGGagctgcggccctcttgctcctgGCGCCGGCCAAGGCAGCGGATGAGGAGAaggacgacgagagcggcgagagATGGGATCGtcgctgcggccctcttgctcccggcgccggccaaggcggcggaggaagaggacgacggcgacgacgagagcggcggcggaggaggacaacGAGAGCGACGAGATGGGTGGTAttggaggtggaggtgtgggaggtggtggtggtctgAGAGGAGATGAGGCGAGGAGGTGAGgtagaggcggaggagccggccggtggtggcggaggagtCGGCCGGTGGTGGCGACAAAATtgaggaagaaagagaggataatCTTAGGGATTACTATAATAAagtaggggcaaaataggta encodes:
- the LOC109713300 gene encoding enoyl-CoA delta isomerase 1, peroxisomal-like, translated to MASSLVSYEITHDNIALLRLLGTGKHLLSLALINDFNKAVRRAVDDNVVGLITVHSGNSFSGGLDYNSAPEAVLVGAFASLIASLIKLPFPTVAKVTGQAYGAGFTLALAHDYLVLSTDSTVSLCQNELTEGHEVPSFAAALLFGKFPPSAAWELAVSTVPVAPPNYSPISDYVGKYVGWSIDDVATKLLEPAAGRVGTAYSAVRKSLLAEVWALVKPTVTQA